A section of the Leishmania panamensis strain MHOM/PA/94/PSC-1 chromosome 3 sequence genome encodes:
- a CDS encoding hypothetical protein (TriTrypDB/GeneDB-style sysID: LpmP.03.0790) → MRDAAAPRQVACQGCSTDTKTTLQCPLCQAEAATDRGFFCSQECFAKHWLEHRNTLHKSVVVQEKKRQPADAVAAAPAGAVVKGRKAHGGKRARTGGEADSGTGAGTSADKDASAERRFAPWPPLPNAAVCREKNWAQVTPELPLDVPRAVVRPRVTEAAKGGGAEQPPLCCLWSALLAAAQYVAFSVQRTAEPSGMQVLVVAGDVYSAHAFAWAARCVGLTGMLQLAVSEPPAESSVTAASSNDNASSTSAAMATSPSHYFTSQRRIVIATSAVVRASALARASSSTAVSGAASLWLTGAPSHSLLVTLPDVVDAEDLQGVQTRAVFFAGLADATSNEADKDDDNNDVVSYTYTPVEVVCEDGQPLCWTPVALSAPGSSTPISSAAADGDSAAASAATPLGPSAAAALRLDDEICTCFVNGDMAGALQRLVRYFQHQPGLLESNLYYTLCCNWGAANLAHAHHRLAYVARFLCDHSMRFEARKNATLADAALRAIAAVCRLLPRMADVEAEAAVAAADASGKENPEDVAATNKPKKRRLQKSEAAVAPVPVATASPYAPSLASTTRPIPAAASGVSSPSAQEVDRYANYYTHLPNLQLQATVCYLYPIASPAVLDTFAMAWGLYRYLPGPSSLDGADRSRSAAVLRVRRRFTTKLDSANGVFFSILMHLVYDAVGPYSLPVDEVSRRLQWDLTLAYDAGSLEAYLRCCGLLVADDGLLLPTSSKQRVRKMKVRSHAASPPATLSSRLKGSRETTQSRTEKLRCFAVKSMAGTGGTAAAAASGNYGVIQLPWKMFPITGERQRQVARLHQAAVEEVLMAMPRIPRPMYIGDVGNLIGKWLHFNSRFDGTLGVSLQVFLEQHPEAFKVLDNVVTRRTAGTTEPVRIRFDGDDEHDNGDSDEDAGRSHKTRDRQLLTGQRRTKDGKNGSIELPARARKKRAIKALNKERFNRNYKSIDPSARVPGYMKHGPRRIKGRGKKANKRVTKRGS, encoded by the coding sequence ATGCgtgacgcagcggcaccgcggcAGGTTGCCTGCCAGGGATGCAGCACGGACACCAAAACAACCCTCCAATGCCCGCTGTGTCaagcagaggcagcgacgGACCGCGGCTTCTTCTGCTCGCAGGAGTGCTTCGCCAAGCACTGGCTGGAGCACCGCAACACCCTTCACAAGAGCGTCGTGGTACAGGAGAAAAAGCGCCAGCCGGCTGacgctgtggctgccgccCCCGCAGGGGCAGTGGTGAAGGGTCGCAAGGCGCATGGTGGCAAGCGTGCCCGCACAGGCGGTGAAGCTGACAGCGGCACTGGTGCGGGCACGAGCGCCGATAAGGACGCCTCCGCTGAGCGGCGCTTTGCCCCCTGGCCGCCACTGCCCAACGCGGCCGTATGCAGGGAGAAGAATTGGGCGCAGGTAACCCCGGAGTTGCCGCTTGACGTGCCCCGTGCAGTCGTGCGCCCTCGCGTGACGGAGGCGGCaaagggcggcggtgccgaacagccgccgctgtgctgcCTGTGGTCCGCGCTGCTGGCTGCCGCACAGTACGTGGCGTTCTCTGTGCAGCGCACGGCGGAGCCGTCGGGCATGCAGGTGCTCGTCGTAGCCGGCGACGTGTATAGCGCCCACGCCTTCGCGTGGGCAGCGCGGTGTGTGGGCCTCACCGGCATGCTTCAACTTGCTGTTTCAGAGCCGCCGGCTGAATCgagcgtcaccgccgccagcagcaacgaTAACGCCAGCAGCACTAGCGCCGCCATGGCTACGTCGCCCTCCCACTACTTCACTTCTCAGCGGCGTATCGTCATCGCCACAtcagcggtggtgcgtgcCTCAGCACTGGCGCGAGCGTCCTCGTCGACGGCGgtgagcggcgccgcgtcgctgTGGCTGACTGGGGCGCCGTCGCACTCCCTGCTGGTTACCCTCCCCGACGTCGTGGACGCCGAGGATCTGCAGGGTGTGCAGACCCGAGCCGTGTTTTTCGCAGGACTGGCCGACGCCACAAGCAATGAGGCGGACAAGGACGACGACAATAACGATGTGGTGTCGTACACCTACACCCCTGTCGAGGTAGTGTGCGAGGATGGGCAACCGCTGTGCTGGACGCCAGTAGCGCTCTCCGCCCCTGGCTCCTCGACGCcaatcagcagcgccgctgcagacggagactcagcagcagcgtcagcggccACTCCACTGGGGCCgtccgcggcagccgccctGCGCTTGGACGATGAAATCTGCACGTGCTTTGTGAATGGGGACATGgccggcgcgctgcagcgactcgtGCGGTACTTCCAGCATCAGCCAGGGCTCCTAGAGTCGAACCTGTACTACACACTGTGCTGCAACTGGGGTGCCGCCAACCTCGCCCACGCGCATCACCGCCTCGCGTACGTGGCTCGCTTCTTGTGTGACCACTCTATGCGCTTCGAGGCACGCAAGAACGCCACCCTCGCCGACGCGGCCCTCCGTGCGATAGCGGCCGTGTGCCGACTGCTGCCACGCATGGCGGACGTCGAAGCggaagcagcagtagcggcggCTGACGCATCTGGCAAAGAGAACCCCGAAGACGTCGCCGCAACAAACAAGCCGAAGAAGCGCAGGCTACAGAAGAgtgaggcagcagtggcgccggtgcctgTCGCCACGGCGTCGCCGTACGCGCCATCactcgcctccaccacgcgcCCCATAccggccgccgccagcggcgtCAGCTCACCCTcggcgcaggaggtggacCGCTATGCGAACTACTACACTCACCTGCCCAACCTGCAGCTACAGGCGACGGTGTGCTATCTATACCCCATCGCCTCTCCAGCTGTGCTCGACACCTTCGCCATGGCGTGGGGACTGTACCGGTACCTCCCTGGCCCGAGCAGCCTCGACGGCGCCGATCGCTcccgcagcgcggcggtgctccgCGTCCGGAGGCGCTTTACCACGAAGCTCGACAGCGCCAACGGCGTCTTCTTCTCCATTCTAATGCACCTCGTGTACGACGCCGTCGGCCCGTACTCGCTCCCTGTAGACGAGGTGAGCCGCCGACTACAGTGGGACCTAACCCTCGCCTACGATGCCGGGTCGCTGGAAGCGtacctgcgctgctgtggcctCCTCGTGGCGGACGAcggcctgctgctccccaCCTCGAGCAAGCAGCGGGTGCGGAAGATGAAGGTGAGAAGCCacgctgcgtcgccgccagcgACACTGTCGAGTCGCCTCAAAGGGTCGCGCGAGACGACGCAGTCGCGAacggagaagctgcgctgcttcgcgGTCAAGTCGATGGCCGGCACGGGCggtacagcagcggcggcggcgagcgggAATTACGGCGTCATTCAGCTCCCTTGGAAAATGTTCCCCATCACGggtgagcggcagcgacaggtAGCCCGCCTGCACCAGGCtgccgtggaggaggtgctgatggCCATGCCGCGCATTCCACGCCCAATGTACATTGGCGACGTTGGCAATCTTATCGGCAAGTGGCTGCACTTCAACTCACGCTTTGATGGCACGCTCGGTGTGAGCCTTCAGGTCTTCCTTGAGCAGCACCCAGAGGCGTTCAAGGTACTCGACAACGTAGTCACGCGCCGCACGGCTGGCACGACGGAGCCGGTCCGCATCCGCttcgacggcgacgacgaacacgacaacggcgacagcgacgaggatgcCGGCCGCTCCCACAAGACGCGCGACCGGCAGTTGCTGACCGGGCAACGGCGC
- a CDS encoding hypothetical protein (TriTrypDB/GeneDB-style sysID: LpmP.03.0800): protein MNLPSSVKAPDADSPHSFRAESEAATAHKPLNLRSTSPAASHLPLTRSSSSSSLSLSLQLHHSSSLANSAALPGARRRTDNSPLRPPQDAAVGIAELVAPHVRQLYNTEVRSCGHPQRLYIKVPVGLSSRATERDRQGGGAPLRHSAAPDTEGTEAATPRHPTGSPVHAFAPPLAPVSNTTAEATPSARDALHRLPSPPSASPAALVSPYGTESTRVSLGSEPLPVVVTDGVRTPASSASASPAPAETAEMRDTKAHREDENNKQLPHEPQQQHQRRGGSERGLHPAPPLMEAQTLIAAPATFIHATSSILPSPHQRSVLGGTEERDIDVNAPVEDTTHHIASVHTSPAEVHLRQEGVPSAVTPSWAGREAAAATEGTVNYSPPASTASSVTSREELVGDDLDDKAGSDDGDDREVSGDVRSLPESEVEGWLLGASVQPSATAEVEQQERPHSLQLTKAETPEMSPSLSRSGEELQENVSVDTSRSPVDSSLPRKLSTLQHSDDDGDATVEAVVVELAQQQQSRFEDITVAERTIPPAATSYSPVELLEGEVEQALSALANPESSAVSDGSADNDAVDTVMPDTDALEGVGAAAAADVVANVVNTRQLVENSDVSDAEGDCAVEELAESADFSSANDFESAPRSVLADAVAGSEEVMEDVQKQQHRTLIPCSVDAIVSANSVAVRSSSSGRVLMPPPMPRAVPAEMTTGGYAGRISSSEVSRVSGIEADAEAHLRGYLDDNVATCGAARARDTSSLTTTLPPPPSVVHTTDMWRWPPQPASYDRRRHHHHQLRDGGRQQSWPLGALFQRRPVARDLLADVNAMYDEEDSGGKYTAWQPRSLAQGEGSDNRLLPQHASPSAAAAAAPPPSLPSVVTADTLVLAHRRIIADSSLNELVELEREGRRMIIFDMLQDREAVLQEEEVDFSILSLLSHRALTVAAAAVPRPAWVPPLSPSPLSPPTSNSISHSVAASALAGIMVPPPSGAEVEQLRRARALPGCFSLGIVSSALFADELLQREIVEGEEDSARTMLQRLCQCDADALNPCSIFMQEALARQRLMAMAQLELQQTWLLENSPAAGALELLSIGRELGLCSMMENDERRKVIEKAEQLGRQRLQELHWRGVAARLRQCELLRASIDVALRDAIEDALFDETQAREELRVEAIREMTRLLESASGTAVRGATRQRHQQRGTTPQRWNEKAHVLATSVAPLQPSARSAAADRESDAPVGKDDDSDWDVMAEVVSDFYGGCSAAGSDAEQPPVSASSLSSPTTTTVSSSLPISEASPEHHMATTAVTAAAAAAAAAANDGPALVAVDAPNFFEWDPTSNSASSPSTGSKARKPHPSSSQQQQHTSTSSPSLHLTHLTALTTTTTGNTTSVTTSSGGGTSQGKQAPATHASGNTTSDSRRSPTTVLPTEEEQQKLLWGHERVSPAEVSALRHALRCAEAAARDRYRASRWAEVIIEEGKAAPAWQHDHDSSTVVSAANLHDGVAESRSTPPPLSLPKQQHHMDSVDGVADGPRQPRTASHLGHASTTRGPLFINRHTIPCSLCRSPRRNYAALTGKYALQGEPQSSSPLLAAATISTSSPSTPSSCSPRPYAEGDVYAYHPQRTRHSKPARCAAFEEHPDPRVPWERPGEDIGDEAAVSSAEAMLHFFTNSAADAPASASDPTLQRPAREVFSARRSCTLSAAAPSHVPLAATVPLAPASSTAATHTGGPVVLEVIMDRRARGLSLAADVTVSPMSPSTCLSQSPTRARPPQAYAAPTAVWARYVQEQQLVRCVRDRGVTNDDDGERALYTSFATPVRDGGAATQVNPDQSGCSRRRWEHAEDYPGQHVSAPSAPLLITRLPLECGPGVWMSSPRDAHGAVHVVATTTPPCSRPAPAKLADAFSHSARTGDVVRLPTTVAELLQHPQHTRLPRPTSTIYVSPMKRLSCDLAEDRHALRQQPAPYRYVDVFYGNREQPPRRNAQALPPSTSVLVQPYSTSSSAFIAARCAAVREREIQQELRQHLQAPSPSQARRAPPSPSPARAGHTAASRRASSTKFPSALLTTAAAAAGDVEEVLTDESAEPEDFYFDDDDAFMPRSTAVASRVGRHRAVELRCQQLQQSCRGAMRPTARPPASPPAPLSYPQHRQRTSDAASGNHGDDGNRGPPPGGRRLPVPSLSARTSSFSLRRGLMATPLSSPLTGAVPAGAGGGASRPVGFIQPQHPPQRTGAEQQWGQRHPKQRRAHPLA, encoded by the coding sequence ATGAATCTGCCATCCTCAGTGAAAGCGCCGGACGCAGACTCGCCCCACTCCTTCCGCGCAGAAAGTgaggcggcgacagcgcacAAGCCTCTGAACCTTCGCTCCACCTCACCAGCCGCGTCACACCTACCATtgactcgctcttcttcgtcctcctcgctgtcgttgtCTCTCCAGCTGCATCATTCAAGTAGCCTCGCCAACagtgcagctctgccagGAGCTCGTCGGCGGACGGATAACTCACCACTGCGGCCGCCACAGGACGCGGCAGTCGGCATCGCAGAGCTTGTCGCGCCGCACGTGCGACAGCTGTACAACACAGAGGTACGCTCCTGTGGCCACCCGCAGCGACTCTACATCAAGGTTCCAGTAGGCCTGAGCAGCAGGGCAACGGAAAGGGACCGCCAAGGCGGGGGTGCACCACTACGCCATAGCGCAGCCCCTGACACAGAAGGCACGGAGGCTGCAACCCCACGTCACCCAACAGGCAGCCCAGTACACGCCTTCgcgcctcctctcgctcctgtcagcaacaccaccgcgGAGGCCACCCCGTCGGCGAGGGACGCTCTCCACCGACTGCCATCACCGCCCTCagcgtctcctgcagcgttGGTGTCGCCCTACGGAACCGAGAGTACGCGGGTGTCGCTGGGATCAGAGCCGCTGCCAGTGGTTGTGACCGACGGGGTGCGCACCCCAGCCTCCTCAGCGTCCGCCTCCCCCGCGCCCGCGGAAACGGCAGAGATGAGGGATACCAAAGCCCACCGTGAAGATGAAAACAACAAGCAGCTCCCCCACGagcctcagcagcaacaccaacgccgcggcggcagcgaaagAGGACTGCAccccgcaccaccactgaTGGAGGCGCAAACGCTGATCGCGGCCCCCGCAACGTTCATTCACGCGACCTCATCGatcctcccttctccgcaCCAGCGTTCCGTCTTAGGAGGCACAGAGGAGCGCGACATCGACGTGAACGCGCCAGTGGAGGACACTACACACCACATTGCAAGCGTCCACACGAGCCCTGCCGAGGTTCACCTGAGGCAAGAGGGGGTCCCTTCGGCAGTGACGCCATCCTGGGCGGGCCGcgaggctgcagcagcaacggaaGGCACCGTGAATTATTCTCCACCAGCGTCGACTGCGTCCTCCGTCACCAGCCGCGAGGAGCTTGTAGGCGATGACTTGGATGACAAGGCTGGtagcgacgacggcgacgaccgCGAAGTATCCGGCGATGTGCGCAGCCTGCCGGAGAGCGAGGTTGAGGGGTGGCTGTTGGGCGCTTCAGTCCAACCATCCGCCACTGCAGAGGTGGAACAGCAAGAGCGGCCTCACTCATTGCAGCTCACCAAGGCAGAGACACCGGAGATGTCTCCGTCGCTGAGCAGAAGCGGTGAGGAACTCCAGGAGAATGTGTCGGTAGATACGAGCCGATCGCCTGTCGattcctctctcccacgtAAACTCTCAACtctgcagcacagcgacgATGATGGCGACGCGACGGTGGAGGCAGTAGTGGTGGAACtggcccagcagcagcagtcaagGTTTGAGGACATCACGGTGGCCGAGCGCACTATCCcccccgctgccacctcgTACTCCCCAGTAGAGCTACTGGAAGGTGAAGTGGAGCAGGCTCTCTCGGCCTTGGCTAATCCTGAGTCTTCAGCTGtcagcgacggcagtgccGACAACGATGCCGTAGATACCGTGATGCCGGACACAGACGCGCTTGAgggtgtcggcgctgccgccgctgcggatgtTGTGGCGAACGTGGTGAACACACGGCAGCTGGTAGAGAACAGCGACGTCAGTGACGCGGAAGGCGACTGTGCGGTCGAGGAACTAGCTGAAAGTGCTGACTTCTCTTCGGCAAATGACTTCGAAAGCGCACCACGGAGCGTGCTGGCCGATGCTGTCGCTGGCAGTGAAGAGGTGATGGAGGATGTGCAGAAGCAGCAACACAGAACGCTGATCCCATGTTCAGTGGACGCGATAGTGTCAGCGAACAGTGTGGCGGttcgctcttcctcgtctgGTCGCGTCCTCATGCCACCACCGATGCCGCGCGCAGTGCCTGCAGAGATGACCACCGGCGGCTACGCTGGCCGCATTTCTTCCTCGGAGGTGTCGCGGGTGAGCGGCATTGAAGCGGACGCcgaggcgcacctgcgcgGCTATTTGGATGACAATGTCGCAACCTGCGGggcggcgcgtgcgcgtgaCACATCGTCCTTGACCACaacactgccaccgccaccctcgGTCGTTCACACAACCGACATGTGGCGCTGGCCCCCGCAACCCGCTTCCTACGACAGAAgacgtcaccaccaccatcagctgCGCGACGGTGGACGGCAGCAGTCGTGGCCACTGGGTGCCCTCTTCCAACGCCGTCCTGTCGCACGTGACCTGCTGGCGGATGTGAACGCCATGTATGACGAAGAAGATTCAGGGGGGAAGTACACTGCATGGCAGCCACGCAGTCTAGCTCAGGGCGAGGGCAGCGACAATCGACTTTTACCACAGCACGCAtcaccgtcagcagcagcagcagcagcgcctccgccaagTCTGCCCTCAGTGGTCACCGCTGACACGCTCGTGCTGGCGCACCGGCGCATTATCGCAGACTCGTCTCTCAACGAGCTGGTGGAGCTCGAGCGGGAAGGCCGGCGGATGATCATCTTCGACATGCTgcaagacagagaggcagtgctgcaggaagaagaagtcGACTTCAGCatcctctcgctgctgtctcACCGCGCGCTGAcagtcgcggcggcggcggtgccgcggccGGCCTGGGTACCTCCATTGTCACcgtcgcctctctccccacccacctccaACTCCATATCGCACTCCGTGGCGGCCTCAGCGCTTGCAGGCATTATGGTACCCCCGCCAAGTGGCGCGGAGGTCGAGCAActgcggcgcgcgcgtgcactaCCCGGCTGCTTCTCGCTCGGCATCGTCAGTTCGGCCCTGTTCGCCGACGAGCTACTACAGCGCGAAATTGTCGAGGGTGAGGAAGACAGCGCACGCACGATGCTCCAGCGGCTTTGCCAGTGCGACGCAGATGCGCTGAATCCGTGCAGCATCTTTATGCAAGAAGCACTGGCGCGCCAGCGGctgatggcgatggcgcagctCGAACTTCAGCAGACGTGGTTGCTGGAGAActcgcctgcagctggcgcttTGGAGCTGCTGAGCATTGGCCGTGAGTTAGGGCTTTGCTCCATGATGGAAAACGACGAACGCCGCAAAGTGATCGAGaaggcagagcagctgggacggcagcggctgcaagAGCTGCACTGGCGTGGCGTGGCAGCTCGACTGCGCCAgtgcgagctgctgcgggccTCCATAGACGTGGCACTGCGCGATGCCATCGAGGACGCCTTGTTTGACGAGACGCAGGCACGCGAGGAGTTGCGGGTAGAGGCGATTCGCGAGATGACGAGGCTACTGGAGTCGGCGAGTGGCACCGCGGTGCGAGGTGCTACGCGTCAACGTCATCAGCAGCGGGGCACGACACCACAGCGCTGGAATGAAAAAGCGCACGTGTTGGCAACAAGCGTGGCGCCGTTGCAACCTTCTGCcaggagcgcagcagcggatcGAGAAAGTGACGCGCCGGTCGGAAAGGACGACGATAGCGACTGGGACGTcatggcggaggtggtgagcgACTTTTACGGtggctgctctgctgcgggCTCCGACGCAGAGCAGCCACCTGTCTCCGCATCCTCCCTGTCTTCCCCTACCACAACCACTGTGTCCTCCTCACTGCCCATCTCTGAAGCGTCGCCAGAGCATCACATGGCGACCACAGCAGttacagcggcagcggcagcggcagcggcggcggcgaacgATGGCCCGGCTCTGGTGGCAGTCGACGCACCGAACTTCTTTGAGTGGGATCCAACTTCGaactccgcctcctctccctcgacGGGGTCTAAAGCGCGAAAGCCTCATCCATCATcatctcagcagcagcagcacacgtcgacctcttctccctcactgCACTTGACCCACCTGACGGCGCTGACGACCACAACCACAGGGAATACAACGAGCGTCAccacgagcagcggcggtggtactTCGCAGGGGAAACAAGCGCctgccacacacgcaagcgGCAACACGACGTCTGATAGTCGTCGGTCACCGACGACGGTACTGCCGACAGAAGAAGAACAGCAGAAGCTCTTGTGGGGGCATGAGCGCGTTAGCCCTGCTGAGGTgagcgcgctgcggcacgcgctgcggtgcgctgaagcagcggcacgggACAGGTACCGAGCCTCGCGCTGGGCCGAGGTGATCATCGAGGAAGGCAAGGCAGCACCAGCATGGCAGCACGACCACGATAGCTCGACAgtggtgtcggcggcgaACCTCCACGATGGGGTAGCAGAGagccgcagcacaccaccaccgctttCCCTacccaagcagcagcaccacatgGACAGCGTTGACGGCGTGGCTGATGGGCCACGCCAGCCACGTACGGCGTCGCACTTGGGTCACGCCTCCACCACTCGTGGCCCACTCTTCATCAACCGTCACACGATCCCCTGCTCtctgtgccgctctcctcgccGCAACTATGCTGCACTGACGGGGAAGTACGCCCTACAGGGTGAGCCTCAGTCATCCTCGCCACTGCTTGCAGCTGCCACCATCTCGACCTCGTCGCCTTCGACGCCCTCGTCATGCTCGCCCCGTCCGTACGCGGAGGGGGACGTATACGCGTACCACCCACAACGGACGCGGCACAGTAAGCCggcacgctgcgctgcatTTGAGGAGCACCCCGATCCTCGCGTTCCATGGGAGCGCCCCGGCGAAGACATcggcgacgaggcggccgTGAGCAGCGCGGAGGCGATGCTCCACTTTTTCACTAACAGCGCTGCCGATGCGCCTGCGTCCGCCTCCGATCCAACGTTGCAGAGGCCAGCGCGCGAAGTGTTCTCGGCCCGACGTAGTTGCACACtctcagccgcagcaccatcaCACGTGCCCTTGGCAGCAACGGTGCCACTCGCCCCTGCGtcttccaccgctgccacgcaCACCGGTGGGCCAGTTGTGCTCGAGGTGATCATGGACAGGCGCGCGAGGGGGCTGTCGCTGGCGGCAGACGTCACCGTGTCCCCCATGAGCCCCTCCACGTGCCTCAGTCAAAGTCCGACGCGTGCGCGTCCTCCTCAGGCGTACGCAGCCCCGACAGCTGTGTGGGCCAGGTACGTGCAGGaacagcagctggtgcgctgcGTCAGGGACAGGGGCGTCACCAACGATGACGACGGTGAGCGCGCCTTGTATACATCGTTCGCGACCCCAGTaagagacggcggcgccgccacccagGTGAACCCAGATCAAAGCGGTTGCTCTCGGCGTCGCTGGGAACATGCGGAGGACTACCCAGGGCAGCATGTCAGCGCGCCttcagcgccgctcctcaTTACGCGACTACCACTGGAGTGTGGCCCTGGCGTGTGGATGTCATCGCCGCGTGACGCACACGGCGCCGTGCATGTGGTGGCCACAACAACGCCGCCGTGCTCACGCCCGGCACCGGCAAAGCTGGCCGACGCCTTTTCCCACTCGGCCCGCACGGGCGACGTCGTGCGCTTGCCAACGACGGTGGcggagctcctgcagcacccgcagcacacgcgcctcccccgccccactTCCACCATTTATGTGAGCCCGATGAAGCGGTTGTCGTGCGACTTGGCTGAGGATCGTCACGCTCTCCGTCAGCAGCCCGCCCCGTACAGGTACGTGGACGTCTTCTACGGGAACAGAGAGCAGCCACCCCGCCGCAACGCTCAAGCGCTGCCCCCTTCAACCAGCGTGTTAGTGCAGCCTTATTCGACTTCCAGCTCCGCCTTCATTGCcgcgcgctgcgcagccgtgCGCGAGCGCGAAATCCAGCAGGAGCTacggcagcacctgcaaGCGCCATCACCGTCGCAGGCACGTcgagcgccaccgtcgccgtccCCAGCCCGTGCAGGTCACACTGCAGCATCGCGACGGGCGTCAAGCACGAAGTTtccctccgctctcctcacaacggcggcggcagcggcaggagacgtggaggaggtgctgacaGATGAATCGGCGGAGCCGGAAGACTTCTACTtcgacgacgatgatgccTTCATGCCGCGGTCGACAGCAGTAGCGAGTCGAGTCGGACGTCATCGCGCAGTAGAGCTGCGCTGCCAACAGCTACAGCAGTCTTGTCGTGGCGCAATGCGCCCCACTGCCCGGCCTCCCGCGTCCCCGCCAGCCCCACTGTCGTATCCACAGCATCGGCAGCGTACGTCAGACGCGGCGAGTGGGAATCACGGCGACGATGGAAACCGTGGGCCGCCACCTGGCGGCCGTAGGCTCCCtgtcccctccctttctgcTCGCACGTCGTCGTTCTCTCTGCGCCGGGGATTGATGGCCACACCGTTGTCGTCACCATTGACGGGTGCTGtgcctgctggcgctggaggaggcgccagCAGGCCCGTGGGGTTCATCCAACCACAACATCCTCCGCAGCGGACGGgtgcggagcagcagtgggGGCAACGCCATCCGAAACAGCGGCGAGCGCATCCACTGGCATGA